Proteins from a genomic interval of Phyllopteryx taeniolatus isolate TA_2022b chromosome 3, UOR_Ptae_1.2, whole genome shotgun sequence:
- the LOC133475858 gene encoding hydroxycarboxylic acid receptor 2-like: MHCNFTTTLLVRTLPTLLSLEFIFGALSNGLALWIFCFHLRPWKSSTVLLFNLAMADFLLNMILPFRANYYSSGVKWHFGQTLCNVSQFMLALNRTGSTLFLMAIAVDRYVRVVHPHSRVNSLSPSKAMCGAAALWLFTVCLTANTLTLQNLRSDYCESFLVETSAKGNRLWHKFNFLFSCWMPLLVILFCTVRIVAQLRGRQLSQHGKIKKALWFITVVVVLFAVCFLPSNITQLIIWIKTQEAIQTLPESEVCEAMDNLTVVFYMTVSLTYLNSALDPVVYYFSSPTIKNICRKSLHLPLADTTEIIEKRTRETGSHSCSQI, encoded by the coding sequence ATGCATTGCAACTTCACCACGACCCTTCTGGTCCGCACGCTTCCCACCCTCCTGTCCTTGGAGTTTATCTTTGGGGCACTGAGCAACGGGCTGGCCCTGTGGATCTTCTGCTTCCACCTGCGGCCCTGGAAGAGTAGCACGGTGCTCCTGTTCAACCTGGCCATGGCTGACTTCCTGCTCAACATGATTCTGCCCTTCCGCGCCAACTACTACAGCTCGGGGGTCAAGTGGCACTTCGGCCAGACCTTGTGCAACGTGTCACAGTTCATGCTGGCGCTCAACCGCACCGGGAGCACGCTCTTCCTCATGGCCATCGCGGTGGACCGCTACGTCCGCGTGGTGCACCCCCACAGCCGCGTCAACTCCTTGAGCCCTTCAAAGGCCATGTGTGGGGCAGCCGCCCTGTGGTTGTTCACCGTGTGCTTGACGGCCAATACCCTCACCCTGCAAAACCTCCGCTCAGACTACTGCGAGAGCTTCCTGGTGGAGACCTCGGCCAAGGGCAACCGGCTGTGGCACAAGTTCAATTTCCTGTTCTCCTGCTGGATGCCGCTCCTGGTGATCCTCTTCTGTACGGTGCGTATCGTGGCCCAACTGCGGGGGCGGCAGCTGAGCCAGCATGGCAAGATTAAGAAGGCGTTGTGGTTCATTACTGTGGTGGTTGTACTCTTCGCCGTCTGTTTCCTGCCAAGTAACATCACACAGCTCATCATCTGGATCAAAACCCAGGAGGCCATCCAGACCCTGCCAGAGTCAGAGGTGTGTGAAGCCATGGACAACCTCACCGTGGTGTTCTACATGACCGTCAGCCTCACGTATCTCAACAGCGCCCTGGACCCAGTGGTCTACTACTTCTCCAGCCCCACTATCAAGAACATCTGCAGGAAGTCCCTGCACCTGCCCCTTGCAGACACCACCGAAATCATAGAGAAGAGGACCCGGGAGACCGGATCACACTCATGCAGCCAGATTTAG